The Anolis carolinensis isolate JA03-04 chromosome 2, rAnoCar3.1.pri, whole genome shotgun sequence genome contains the following window.
gctttgaatgcgatttcctgcttcttagcggggggttggactagatggcccttgaggtctcttccaactctactattctatgattctatgattctatgattctatgattctatgattctatgattctatgattctaagtgagactctactgtatatacccttGACCCTGTgttagccgtcctgagtccccgcggggagatggaggcgggatagaaaaataaaggtattactattattattattatattatatgacacagcaaacaagatagatatgctggattttgtatcacaaaatcacaaatcaaacacttcccaagtgtctaggactgtgtgatggattttcggatgatgcgcacagatcccagtagggtggccttttgcagttggcagatcataattttgtcaatgtctattgtttccaaatgccgactgagatcttttggcacggcacccaatgtgcccatcaccaccgggaccacctgtcctggtttctgccagagtctttgaagttcaatcttgaggtcctgagagcggctgagtttttcctgttgtttttcgtcaatgtgactgtcagctgggatggcaacatcaatgatccaaacctttttcttttccacaactgtgatgtctggtgtgttgtgttccagaactttgtcagtctggattcggaagtcccacagtatctttgcgtgctcattttccaatacttttgcaggtttgtgatcccgccagttctttgctgctgggaggtggtacttgaggcataagttccaatgaatcatttgggccacatagttgtgcctctgtttgtagactGTCTGTGccgttttcttacagcagctgaggatatgatcaatggttttgtcgatttccttgcacagtctgcattttgggtcatcagctgatttttcaatcttggcctgaatggcctttgttctgatgtcttgctcctgggctgcaaggatcaggccttctgtctccttcttcagggtcccattcgtgagccagagccaggtcttctccttgtcagcttttccttcaattttgtcaaggaactttccatgcaatgttttgttgtgccagctgtcagctctagtttgtagtgcggttttcttgtactgattttttgtctgctgtgctttgaggagtttctgatttttgacttcaatcaaagcaggttcttcactttgctttacatattctgccagggcatgttcttcttcttcttcttcttcttttttattattattattattattattattattattattattattattaatattgtagagtctcgcttatccaacataaacggggtggCAGaacagataataaggagggattaaggacaagcctattaaaggtcaaattacattatgtttttacaaattaagcaccaaaatatcatgttttacaacaaatggacagaaaaagcagttcaatatttggtaacgttatgtagtaattactgtattaatgaaattagcaccaaaacattgcaatatattaaaaacattgactgacattgactactaaaaggcagactgtgtgggataatacaaaatgttggataagtgaaggttggataagcgagactctacattattattattattattattattattcaccccaGATTCATATCAGGCATTCTCAAGGAGTAACCTCAAAAGTGCCAGAGCTTTTTCCAAAGCAGCCATCAGGGCTTTTGCTTCTTCTGTATCCTTTAAGGCAGTGCCATGCAATTTGCTCACCATGTTGCTCAGTTTCTCCATACTTTGGTTTATAGTAAGGGAAATGTGCTTTTGGAGAACAGCAAACAGTTCCTGGGTCAAAGAAGGCTCTTGGGTCCCACCGGTGGGATTCATCCTCTGTTTTTTACGGGGAGGTTCTGAACCTGCTCCTTCCGTCAGAGCCGGTTCACAGCCAGCGAGACTCTCCCCAGAACCCTCCACACACGTTGCCTCTTGAAGAGCTTTGCTTGAATCATCTGTCACCTGAAGTTCACAAGGAGGTCTCTTCTGAGCTGCAGAATGGGGAGCACAGCCTGGTTTGGAGGAAAACACAACACATGAGACTTCCAAAAGAGAGCCACAAGCCCTTTTAAACTCTTAGACGTATTAGGCAGCAGCACAACTAGCAAACACAGTGGtttgataaataaatatcatctggCCAAAAGACTTCCCCAGATCCATTGCTCTCACTGGGTAGAGTTCCTCCCAAATACACAAGGAGTCAAAGGAGGCAAAGGATATCTCATAGCACCATCTCAGGCATTTGAGGGATAAAGTCttgagggatcaaggaaaaactGGCTTGTTAACAGCACACACAAATCCTGTACCCATGGGGCTGGTATCTGGGCTTCATCTACCAACAACCAACacaatatgtcatctctaggaatgtgcttggtcttccaggtgattctatgatttgctcCTTCAGGAGTTTTCACAGAGATGCTATGGAGGACCTGGcacattcctagagagaaaacCTCAAAGAactgtctaggtcttccagggcaaTTTATTTCAGTAGAGTTCACTTATTTTCcatagtttcctgtttccatggtaaattcAAGAACATACACTATGGAAGTTGTATTGTACTTTCAAGCGGATTGTGATTAATTCATAATTATGTTCCCTACATAATTATGTTCCCTACAACCAATTTTTAATTAATGATTGTAGAATTTATGTTTCCAAAGCTAAACAGCCCAAATTTAACAGGTGGGGCATTTCAGGAGTATTGGGGAGAAAACTATTCAGAAGTTAGGGACTTACATAGGAGTGACTTGCTttaaaggcagtggttctcaacctgtgggtccccagatgttttggccgtcaactcctagaaatcctaacagctggtaaactggctgggatttctgggagttgtaggccaaaacacctggggatgctTTACTCCCTCCCTCTGTCCTCCCCTCCTGCAGCTCTGTTGATTTTAATCTATTAGTAAGATCTAGAACCGGGATTAGAAAACAACGGGTAATGAACAAAGGAGGAAAGCAGTCTGGAAAATCAaccaaccacttcatcacattaggcAGGGAAGTGTGCAGCAGAAAAGAGCTCAGTCTTACTCCTTTTTTAATGAAATAGATGTTttccatggagacatggcataagaagaagaagaagaagaagaagaagaagaagaagatgatgatgatgatgatgatgatgatgatgatgatgatgatgatgatggcatttaaaatggtttccaactgcatttattttccagTGCAGATCCATCCTgaaaagggtatggaccttgggaaactataactcccaggaccccatagtatggagctataGTATTTATAGTGGGGTGgaagggcattcattccatagaataaatgcaccaagagaagggtatggaccttgggaaactataactcccgggaCTGCACAGCATTGAGATATGGCATAatgataatgttaataataataattattatcatcatcatcatcatcatcatccttctcttctggctTTCCCATGCCATATGAGGCACAGACGTATaatgggaggaagggaagggaaggacatggaaaggctatttttttttaaaaaaagaaattattctGGCAAAGTAAAAACTCGGTGAGCAAAAGATAATCCTTTCCCTAACAAGGGtacttttggctcctcccacaatctcccctcccacaaattggggaaatgtttcattttaaatttggGAGCAAAACATTAGAGGATTCGGGCGCCATCCCATTAGAGAATAGGCCAAACATCCAGATCATTACCAAAAATCCATTTCCCCACCACttcctgaaatgtttgaaaagaatgctggcccCAAAACTTAAAATATCATCCAACTGCAGACTTTGGATTTCTTCTTACAGACCTATGACCTTGTCTATTTAGGCTTCTGCAAAAAATATTTAGGCTCCACGCACTTCCAACTCTAATAAGAACCAGGGAATGGGAAAGTCTTCTAGGGAAACATACCTGCATCTTGAGCATTCAACATCTCCGAGAATCCTGTTTTGTCCCCTTGCATGGCTTCATCACCTTCTTCAAGGGGGGCACCTGCCTTCTGGGGGACGTTCATCTTCTTCTGCAGGGCATTCACCCTCTTTTTCAGGGCTTTCACTGCTTCCTTTAGTGGATAAGTTTCAAATGCCATCAGTTCAACCAGGTTGTTTTGTAATTCATACAGCTCTTCTTGGAGCTCGCCAGGCTCCTTCTGTGAGGAATCCTTCAGGGAATCGAATTTCTCCTTCAGGATTTCCAGCTCTTCCTTCAAGGGCTCCCATATTTTCTCCTGCAACACATTTACCTTCCTTATACACAACTTCACTTTCTTTTCCAGCATCATCAGTTTCTCCACAGGGATATCATGAAGGGTGGCCTGCAAGTCAGACACTTTCTTCCACAGAAAGACGTCCTTCAGGTTAACCATTGGGGTAACTGCGAGACCACATGCTTTCTTCCAGATGGTGTGCTCTTCTTTTGTGAGACCTGAGCTCAGTTTACAGGACAGCTTATATGCCATTGCCAACATGGCCGTTATCTCCTTCAGGGGGACTTCCCAGAGGAGACCCATCTGTTTCTGGAGAGCGTCCATCTTTGCCCTCAGTTCACCTTTCTGCTCCAGAGAGATACCCTGCACAGTGTCCACCTTCTCATGCAGGGCAGTTGTCTTCTCCTGACCCTCCTTCAGCAGGACACGCAGCAGCGCAGAGCACCAGGTGTCCTTTATAGCATCCCCCTCCTTCAGGAGGTCACCATATGTAGGGTCCATCTTCAGCAGAGGGGACTCCTGCAGAACATCCAGTGAGCAATAGAAGTTGGACAGCTCTGCCAATGTTTCTTCCTTCTGGGCAGCCTGCAGGAAACCCTTCAAGGAGTCAGACTCTGCTTTCAATGCAGCCGCCTCCGCTGCTGAGAATTGGTTCAAGACTTCCTGAAGGGCATCCATGCCCTGCACTGAGTTAAGCCATAGTGCCATCCACAAGTGCATCACCTTGTCCTTGAGTTCCCTTTTCATGTCTCGACTGATATCCCTGTACCACTCCCTCAAAAATTCTGCCTCTTTCCTCAAGGTGTCCGCCTTCTTCTGCGAGGGGTCCTTCAGTGTGTCCACCTCTTGTTCCACTATATCCAACTTTTTCAATAGATAACCACACATGGCGCTTTTGTCTTCCTCTATATCACTGAAGGAGACCTCAGTGTCCTCCTGATCCTCATCTCCATCAGGATCCTCACCTCCACTGCTCCCACTGCTGTCTCCATACCCTTCATGAGTGTCACCTCCCTCACTGATGCTCCCATggtccccttcctcttctccagGGTCTTCCTCTGCTTCCTTTCCCTTGCTGTGTTTGGTCCCAGGTCCATCACTGGATGCACCCTTGTCTTCCTCTCCATCACCGTCTCCATCATGATGCTCACCCTCATTGTTCCCACCGCTGTCTTCCTCCCCTTCATGAGTGTCACCTCCCTCACTGTCTCTCTCATGGTGCCCTTCCTCCTctacttccttttccttcctgtaTTTGGTCCCAGGTCCATCCCTGGCTGCA
Protein-coding sequences here:
- the LOC134295930 gene encoding uncharacterized protein LOC134295930, producing MESCAAGEMSLEAVLEERYSASALRVLRAEAEGLRERLVSSAVRGRKRLRRRVTVGRIPLGECLRQLEQTRRQWEAKARGEPEGTPLSEEAQVTLLNLLEKGLALMERVEALQERKSRRSPRRRRRRKEKGGEGQEQDPGGGERSGDSAARDGAGTRHSQGEEGEEDPGEEEGHHGSHTHEGDGDSAGEPQDGDSDGEEDKGAARDGPGTKYRKEKEAEEDPGEEEGHHGSHTHEGDGDSAGEPQDGDGDGEEDKGAARDGPGTKYRKEKEVEEEGHHERDSEGGDTHEGEEDSGGNNEGEHHDGDGDGEEDKGASSDGPGTKHSKGKEAEEDPGEEEGDHGSISEGGDTHEGYGDSSGSSGGEDPDGDEDQEDTEVSFSDIEEDKSAMCGYLLKKLDIVEQEVDTLKDPSQKKADTLRKEAEFLREWYRDISRDMKRELKDKVMHLWMALWLNSVQGMDALQEVLNQFSAAEAAALKAESDSLKGFLQAAQKEETLAELSNFYCSLDVLQESPLLKMDPTYGDLLKEGDAIKDTWCSALLRVLLKEGQEKTTALHEKVDTVQGISLEQKGELRAKMDALQKQMGLLWEVPLKEITAMLAMAYKLSCKLSSGLTKEEHTIWKKACGLAVTPMVNLKDVFLWKKVSDLQATLHDIPVEKLMMLEKKVKLCIRKVNVLQEKIWEPLKEELEILKEKFDSLKDSSQKEPGELQEELYELQNNLVELMAFETYPLKEAVKALKKRVNALQKKMNVPQKAGAPLEEGDEAMQGDKTGFSEMLNAQDAGCAPHSAAQKRPPCELQVTDDSSKALQEATCVEGSGESLAGCEPALTEGAGSEPPRKKQRMNPTGGTQEPSLTQELFAVLQKHISLTINQSMEKLSNMVSKLHGTALKDTEEAKALMAALEKALALLRLLLENA